The DNA segment TCGCCCCGTCGCAGGCGGTTGCCGACTACGTCAGCTCTACCTACAGCTTCGATGTGGTCCGGGTGGTGGATGTGGACTCAACGCTCGACGACCGGCAACTGACCGTGACCGCGGGAGGGCTGGCAGTCACCGCGCAGCTCGGCGCGGTAACCGGGCTGGGGCGGATGTTGCGCCTCATTCCGGCGCGGCTCGCGACGTCGCCGCGCTGGCTGAGCCTCATCAATCCGGTGGCTGGGCTGCTCATGCCCGGGGTCAGCACGGCGGGATCGGCTGGCAATGGCCGCACTGAATATTACGGGGTGACGACGGCGGTGAAAATATATTACGGGGTGACGACGGCGGTGAAAATCACCGCCGCGTCGGTGCGTTGGCACGGCAAGGACCTGGGGATCCTGGCACCGTTGACACCGCCAGTGCGGTTTGGGTTCAGCTCTGCCCCTGCCGCGCCGATGCTGGTCACCGTGGTGACCAGCATCAGGCGTCCTTGAGCCAGTTGCCTACCTGGACCTAATTGCCCAGTTGCTTACTGGCTTCCGGGTCGGATTCGCCGAGGAACTTCGCGATCCGCTCGGCCTCGTCGATTTCGCCGATCGAGGCCGCTGCCCTGCCCAGCGCATAAAGCGAGCGGAGGAATCCACGGTTGGGTTCGTGCGAGTAGGGCACGGGCCCGGTGCCGCGCCAGCCGTTGCGCCGCAACGCGTCAAGACCACGGTGGTAGCCGGTCCTGGCGTACGCATAGGACTCGATGGTGCGGCCATCGGCGTAGGCTTCGTCGGCCAGGATGGCCCACACCAACGACGACGTCGGGTACTTGGCGGCGAGATCTACCGCTTCGTCACCGGCGTCGATCCGGACGCCGAGGTCCGTCTCCTCGGGAAGGAGGGTGGGCTCGGGGCCCAGAAGGTTCCGGCGGAATTCATCGGACATGTTAGAGCTTCTTTCCGGCGGAGCCCAGGGATGCTGCGGCTTCCACCACGCGGGCGGCCAGTCCGGCTTCGGCGGCTGCACCCCACACGCGGGGGTCATAAACCTTCTTGTTGCCTACCTCGTTGTCGACCTTGAGCACGCCGTCGTAGTTCTTCAGCATGTGGTCAACCACCGGGCGGGTGAACGCGTACTGCGTATCGGTGTCGATGTTCATCTTGATGACACCGTACGAGACGGCGTCGGAGATTTCCTGGTCCGAGGATCCTGATCCACCGTGGAACACGAGGTCGAAGGGCTTGTCCTTGCCGAGCCGTGAGCCGATCTGGTCCTGGATGTCCTTGAGGATCTCGGGGCGGAGCTTGACGCCGCCGGGCTTGTACACGCCGTGCACATTCCCGAAGGTCAGGGCGGTCAGGTAGCGGCCGTGCTCGCCGGAGCCCAGCGCCTCGACAGTGGCCAGCGCGTCTTCGACAGTGGTGTACAACTTGTCGTTGATGGCGTTCTCGACGCCGTCCTCCTCACCGCCGACGGTGCCGATCTCAACCTCAAGGATGATCTTCGCTGCGGCTGCGCGGGGCAGGATGTCCTTGGCGATCCGCAGGTTTTCCTCAAGGGTTTCCGCTGAGCCGTCCCACATGTGGGACTGGAAGATCGGGTTGTTGCCGCGCTTGACCGCCTCTTCCGATGCCGCGAGGAGCGGCAGGACAAACTCGTCCAGCTTGTCCTTGGGGCAGTGGTCGGTGTGCAGCGCAATATTCACGTCATACTTCTTGGCCACCTCGTGGGCGAAGGCGGCGAAGCCAAGAGAACCGACCACCATGTCCTTCACCGATGCGCCCGACCAGTAGGCAGCGCCGCCCGTGGACACCTGCACGATGCCGTCGGAACCGGCCTCGGCGAACCCACGCATCGCAGCGTTGAGGGTCTGGGAGGAGGTCACGTTCACGGCCGGATACGCGAAGCCCCCAGCCTTGGCACGGTCGATCATTTCTGAATAGATCTCAGGTGTTGCGATAGGCATAAGGACTCCTTTGTGGAATGCGTGCGTAAACAGGCGGGATGAAAACTGACCGCTTAAGCCATCCTATTCGACTGCTCGATCAGCAGAAACGGCCCCCGGGGTCGGGTTCGCCGGTTGCGCGCGGCAGTTCTGACTGTCCAGACGTTTCTGACCCAGGCAGGTGCACTGCTGGTCAGATCCCCTGCCCGAAGACGTGCCGGCGGACCCATCCGTGCATGGCGATCGCGGCAGCGGCAGATGCGTTGATGGACCGGGTGGACCCAAACTGGGCGATGGAGAGGGTGGCGTCGGCGGCGGCATGCACCTCGGGTGTCAGGCCCGGCCCCTCCTGGCCGAAGACCAGCACGCAGTTCTCCGGCAGTTCATAGGTTTCCAGGGGCACTGAATCCGGAAAGTTGTCGATCCCGATGATCCGCAGCCCCTCCCCTGCCGCCCACGTGACGAATTCCTCGACCGTGGGATGGTGCCGGACGTGCTGGTAGCGGTCGGTCACCATCGCACCCCGACGGTTCCACCGCCGTCGTCCGATGATGTGGACTTCCCTGGCCATGAAGGCGTTCGCCGTGCGCACCACCGAACCGATGTTCAGGTCATGCTGCCAGTTCTCGATGGCGACGTGAAAGTTGTGGCGGCGGGAGTCGAGGTCCGCGACGATCGCATCGTGGGTCCAGTACCGGTACCGGTCGACGACGTTGCGGGTGTCCCCAGCAGCAAGGAGGTCGGCATCCCAGTGCTCTCCCTCTGGAAGTTGCCCCTCCCAGGGGCCCACGCCGACCGGGACCAGCGGGATTTCGGGATTTTCTTTCACGCTCCCAGCCTAAGGTGAAAGACTGGGGTCCTAGAGCACCGCCGGACGGCAGGGAGATATCACATGGGTGAGAACGAACATATCGAGTGCTGGCTGACGGACATGGATGGCGTCCTGGTGCATGAAAACCAGGCGATCCCGGGCGCAGCAGAGCTGATTGACCGCTGGGTAGCCACGTCCAAGCGGTTCCTGGTGCTGACCAACAACTCCATCTACACTCCGCGGGACCTTGCAGCCCGGCTGAAGGCCTCCGGCCTGGAAGTCCCCGAGGAGAACCTGTGGACCTCGGCCCTGGCCACCGCGCAATTCCTTAAGGAGCAGTTGCCGGGGGGCCGGGCGTACGTGATCGGGGAGGCCGGCCTGACGACGGCGTTGCATGAGGCCGGTTTTGTACTCACGGACCAGGCGCCCGACTATGTGGTGCTCGGGGAAACCCGCACCTACTCGTTTGAGGCGATCACCAAGGCCATCCGGTTGGTAGAGGGCGGGGCCCGGTTCATTGCAACGAACCCTGATGTTACCGGGCCGTCGAAGGAAGGACCGCTGCCTGCGACGGGGGCAGTCGCGGCCCTGATCACCGCTGCTACCAGCCGTGTTCCCTACATTGTGGGTAAACCCAATCCCATGATGTTCCGCTCGGCCATGAACCAGATCGACGCCCACTCCGAAACCACCGCGATGATCGGCGACCGGATGGACACCGACATTATTGCGGGGATGGAAGCGGGCCTGCACACGGTGCTGGTGCTCAGCGGCATCACCCAGCGCGCCGACATCGACGCCTACCCGTTCCGGCCCGCCCAAATCATGGAGTCAGTGGCGGACCTGATCGACCAGGTCTAGTCCCGTGCCGGGGGTGCTCAACCTGCGCGACATCGCGGAGCTCACCGCCGCCGACCCCCGGGCCCCGGTGCCGGGCAAGGTGTTCCGCTCCAGCCAGCCGCTCGATTGGGACCGTGAGTCGACCATGAACTTCCTCACGGGTCAAGGGATCCAATCGATCGTTGACCTGCGCAGTCAACGCGAGGCCGGAATGGCACCCTGGCAGGTGGCCGCCGATACGGGAATCGACGTCGTTGCCGCCCCGCTGGACCCCTCCGAGGCCAACCCGGCGTCGACCATGGGGTTACTGACCGCTGCGGACCTGGGGAACTACTACCTGGGCTGGCTGCACAGTCGGCCCGCGGTGGTGGTCGACGCGCTCGAGCCGATTGTGGCGGGCCGGACCACACTGGTGCACTGCGCCGCAGGCAAGGACCGCACGGGAGTGATCACCGCGGTGATTCTCCTGGCTGCCGGGGTCTCCGATGACCTGATCATCAAGGACTACGCCCACACGACAGGCGCCCTGCCGGAGATTCTGCCGGCACTGGCGAAACTATGGATGGGTGACGCGCCCGCGGGGTCGGGCCGGCTGTCGATCGAGAACCCGCCGGTGATCCTGACCTCACCGGCGGGCGCCATGGCCACGTTCATTGAGGGGATGCGCCGCGAGTTCGGCACCGTCGACTCGTTCCTGGAGGGCGCCGGGATGGACCGCCGCGACCTGGGTCAACTCCGGAGAACCCTCAGGGGTCAGTAGGCGCTTCGCCGGGAACCGCCCCGCGGCACGGGCAGGAATTCGTCCTGCAGCGCGACGACGATGCTCTGGTAAATCAGCGGGTTCCACTGCGGGCTGGCGTGCGCGGGCAGGGCGCCGTCGGTGACGTAGTCGGCCGACACCAGGTTGTCCGGGAAGGCTTCCGCCCAGCCGGGCCTGGCCCGGGCGTAGTTGACCGTACCGTCGTTGGGGTTGCCGATGAAAGCGATCTGCGTATCGCCCAGCGTCCCCTGGAAGCGGGTGACGTTGTAGTGGTAGATGTACGAAGACTGCGACTGGATCAGGACGCTCGATGGTGCGAACGGGGAGAGTTGCTCAAGGCTCTGGTTCAGGACCTGCCGCCAAGTGCGCTCGTTCTTGTTGACAATCCGCTCCCCCAGTTCATAGCCGCCGCGCAGCACGGTGGGGACCCGGTAGCCGGCGTCATACAGGAACACCACGCCCTCGAACACGGCCTGGTCCAGCACATCATCACGGGAGTGCGGACTGGAATCGAGGATGATCAGCTCCACCGCGATCCCCAGCCCGCGCAACTGCGAAGCCACCTCGACCGCCACCATCCCGCCGAAGCTGTGGCCGTAGAAGTAGAGGGTCTGAACCTGGAAGATCCTCACGTACCGGTTCAGCGCTGCGACGATGCTCGCGATGTTCAGCCCACGGTTCGAATATCCCATCACCGCGATCTGCCCACGCTGGCTCAGGGCTGGCTGGAGTGAGTTCGCGATCCAGCCGCCCTCTTCCCAGCCAGTCTTGTAGCCGGGGAAGATGATCCACCGTGTTCGCGGGAACCGGCGTGCGGCTTCCGCGTCCTCAACCGGAAGGATCTGCAGTTCCTCGCGTTCCTCCTGGACCTGCCGGGTCAGGAACAGGTCGGCAGCAAGGGTAAGCCCAAACGCTGAACCAGCGATGAAGGAGCGGCGGGACATGCCTTTGATCCCGTGCGCATAGCGAAGCAGCCGTTCGGCGTCCTCAGTCATCGGTCTGCTCAGGTGCTAGCTCAGGCCGAGCTCATCTTTACCGAACGCGTAGAGGTAGGGCACCCCTGCTTCCGACTCGATGCGTTCCCTGGACCCGGTGTCCCGGTCGACGATGACCGCCACGGCCTGCACGTTGCCACCCGCCCGCCGGACACCTTCCACGGCGGTCAGTGCCGACCCGCCAGTGGTTGAGGTGTCCTCAAGGACGACGACGGTCCGGCCGGCGACGTCGGGGCCCTCCACCTGTCGCGCCATGCCGTGGGCTTTCTGGGTCTTGCGCACCACGAACGCGTCAATGCCCCGATTGTCGCGGGCCGCGGCGTGCATGACGGCGGTTCCCACCGGGTCGGCGCCCATGGTCAGCCCACCAGCGCACTCAAAGGCGATGCCGGCGTCGTCGAGCATCTGCAGCATGACCCGGCCCACCAGCTGCGACGCCTCGTGGTGGAGCGTGATCCGGCGCAGGTCGATGTAGTAGTCGGCTTCCTTACCGCTGGACAGGGTCACCTTCTCGTGAACGATGGCCAGTTCCTGGATGAGTTCACGCAGGCGGTCGCGGGCGGCGGTATCGACGGTCATGGTTGCAATCCTAATCTCTCCTCCGGTGGCGACCTGCGCTGCATGCGACCCACCGGGCCGACAGCGGAGGTCCGGCGCGTCCACCGGCCGCCGGATACCATTGCAGAAAGAGCACCTGGTCTTGCCCCCGGAGCAATAACGAGCAGCCCTAGAGAGGAACCACCATGACTTTCGGTCCCGTTCGACGTTTGACGGGACCGGATGACATTTCACCCCTCGTCAAACAGCTTCCGATCGCTGTCCTCTTCGTTGCCGCAGCGGTGATGAGCAGCCTGGTACCTACTCTGACGGTCAGCAGCAGACCAGTATTGATTATCGGCGTCTGTCTAACCATTGCCGCAACCCTGTTTGCCTTAGCTTTTTCGCGACCAACGCTATCGCGCTTCTCGGTACTCATCCCGGCCGTTGATCTGCTCGCTGCGGGTATGCTTCGATACGCGACCGGCGAAAGCCAGTCGATCTACGCTTCCCTGGTGCTGTTACCCATTCTGTGGCTGGCAACAATCGAAGGGCGACGTCATGTGCTCTACGCCATCCTCGGTGGCGTAGTGGCCATCCTGGTGCCGTTCGCCCTGGGCGCCGGGACGGACGAAAATCCCAACGAACTGCTCCGAGGCATGTACAGCCTCCTCGTGTTCGCCCTGGCCGCCGGAATTGTCAATGAGCTCGCCTCGAGGTCACGACGACGACTGTCTTCGGCGCGTGCGCAGGCAGCGGCTTCAGCAGAGGAGCTCAGCCGGGCCGCCGAAATTCAGCGCTATCTCCTCCCCCAGGAAGCAGCTCCACTACCTGGATACGAAACTGCCGGGGCCTGTGTGCCATCGAAAGCTGTCGGTGGCGACTTCTTCGACTGGTACGAAATCGACGGGGGTCTTGGGTTCACCCTGGGCGACGTGATGGGCAAGGGCGCGGGGGCGGGCATGATCGCCGCCACTACCCGGGCGGTGATCCGCAGCGCCCGAAACAACGAGGACCCGGCGGTAGCGCTCAGATTAACCTCAGATTGTCTTACGTCGGAGCTAAGCCAGGCCGCATCCTTTGCAACCCTCTTCCACGCAAGACTCCGCGCAGCGGATGGTCGCCTTTCCTTCTGTGATGCGGGACATGGGCTAACGCTTTGCATCAGAGCAGATGGGAGCTGGGAAAGGCTCGCCTCCCGGGAACTGCCGGTAGGCCTCCTCCCGGAATCCACCTGGCATTCGTTCGAAATCAGGCTTGAGCCCGGCGATATGATCGTCAGTTTCAGCGATGGAGTGCTGGACCTTTATGACGGAACTCTGAGCGCCATCGACGAGCTCGCCCTGCTGGCCATCTCAGCCTCTTCGGCGAAAGATATCGTGGAAACTGTTCAGGTCCTCGCGTCAGGATCTGTCAACCCTGATGACGTGACCATCCTCGCGGTCCGAAGGTCCGCGCACCAGACAGCATCGCCTAACGCGGCCCACAGCGAAACCCTCCAGGTAGGCGCTGCCTGACACGGAGGGGAACTCACCGGCGTGAGTCCCAGCTCAACCGCCAGCACAGACTGGCAAGTGAAAGAACAGGTGTACGCATGAACGAACCATCGCCTAACCTCTTCAACGAATCTGCCGGGTCTGCTCACAACGAAACCGAGAGGCTCAAGTCCCTCGCAGAGACAGCACTGCTCGACACCCCGCCCGAGGAGGGGTTTGACCGGATCACCCGATTGGCTCAGAAGCTCTTCGGGGTCAGCTCCGCCTCGGTGTCGCTGATCGCGGAAGACCGACAGTTCCTCAAATCAGTCGCCGGCACCCTCGACGTCAACAGCCCCCGAAAGGCGTCCTTCTGCACCCACACCATCATGACCCCGGACACCCTGGTGGTCGAGGATGCCGGGGAAGATGACCGCTTCAGCTCCAACCCCTATGTCCTGGGCATCCCCAATATCCGCTTCTACGCCGGGCAGCCCCTGCAGGGCCCAGGGGGACACAATATCGGCACTCTCTGCATCAGCGATCAGCAGCCACGCACGTTCAACGGTGAACAGGAAAAAGTCCTCCGCGACCTTGCCGCCGTCGTGCAGCGCGAGATTAACGTTCGCACGGATCTCCAGAACGGCGCACGAATTCAGCACGCTCATCTTCCGGAAAGCGCACCATCCCTCCCCGGCTACAGGGTAACCGCGGCTTTTCGTCCGGCGGGCGAATTATCAGGTGACTTCTATGACTGGGACCTTGTACAAGGGCGGTTCCGGTTCACACTGGCCGATGTCATGGGCAAGGGAACTGGCCCGGCCATTCTGGCTGCCACCGTGAGAGCTGGCCTGCGAGCCAACGCAAACCTGGATCCCGCCGGCGCGTTCGCAGCAGTCTCAACCGAGTTGACCTGCAACCTGGAGCGGACCGATTCCTTCGTGACCGCATTCCACGGCGACCTGGACCCGGACACGGGCACCGTGTCGTATTCGGATGCGGGACACGGGTTGGCGCACTATCTGCCTGCGGGCGGGCGACCGATCCGGCTTCCCACCTCC comes from the Arthrobacter sp. CAN_C5 genome and includes:
- a CDS encoding GAF domain-containing SpoIIE family protein phosphatase — its product is MNEPSPNLFNESAGSAHNETERLKSLAETALLDTPPEEGFDRITRLAQKLFGVSSASVSLIAEDRQFLKSVAGTLDVNSPRKASFCTHTIMTPDTLVVEDAGEDDRFSSNPYVLGIPNIRFYAGQPLQGPGGHNIGTLCISDQQPRTFNGEQEKVLRDLAAVVQREINVRTDLQNGARIQHAHLPESAPSLPGYRVTAAFRPAGELSGDFYDWDLVQGRFRFTLADVMGKGTGPAILAATVRAGLRANANLDPAGAFAAVSTELTCNLERTDSFVTAFHGDLDPDTGTVSYSDAGHGLAHYLPAGGRPIRLPTSSGPLGIFPGMQWHTESLTLGPGDALMIPSDGVLELVNDDLEELAHVLAQLSSADDPRDFIDRLSSEAVTGADDTTVLILRRNELTVGLDGL
- the fbaA gene encoding class II fructose-bisphosphate aldolase; amino-acid sequence: MPIATPEIYSEMIDRAKAGGFAYPAVNVTSSQTLNAAMRGFAEAGSDGIVQVSTGGAAYWSGASVKDMVVGSLGFAAFAHEVAKKYDVNIALHTDHCPKDKLDEFVLPLLAASEEAVKRGNNPIFQSHMWDGSAETLEENLRIAKDILPRAAAAKIILEVEIGTVGGEEDGVENAINDKLYTTVEDALATVEALGSGEHGRYLTALTFGNVHGVYKPGGVKLRPEILKDIQDQIGSRLGKDKPFDLVFHGGSGSSDQEISDAVSYGVIKMNIDTDTQYAFTRPVVDHMLKNYDGVLKVDNEVGNKKVYDPRVWGAAAEAGLAARVVEAAASLGSAGKKL
- a CDS encoding thioesterase domain-containing protein — translated: MTEDAERLLRYAHGIKGMSRRSFIAGSAFGLTLAADLFLTRQVQEEREELQILPVEDAEAARRFPRTRWIIFPGYKTGWEEGGWIANSLQPALSQRGQIAVMGYSNRGLNIASIVAALNRYVRIFQVQTLYFYGHSFGGMVAVEVASQLRGLGIAVELIILDSSPHSRDDVLDQAVFEGVVFLYDAGYRVPTVLRGGYELGERIVNKNERTWRQVLNQSLEQLSPFAPSSVLIQSQSSYIYHYNVTRFQGTLGDTQIAFIGNPNDGTVNYARARPGWAEAFPDNLVSADYVTDGALPAHASPQWNPLIYQSIVVALQDEFLPVPRGGSRRSAY
- the pyrE gene encoding orotate phosphoribosyltransferase translates to MTVDTAARDRLRELIQELAIVHEKVTLSSGKEADYYIDLRRITLHHEASQLVGRVMLQMLDDAGIAFECAGGLTMGADPVGTAVMHAAARDNRGIDAFVVRKTQKAHGMARQVEGPDVAGRTVVVLEDTSTTGGSALTAVEGVRRAGGNVQAVAVIVDRDTGSRERIESEAGVPYLYAFGKDELGLS
- a CDS encoding tyrosine-protein phosphatase; protein product: MPGVLNLRDIAELTAADPRAPVPGKVFRSSQPLDWDRESTMNFLTGQGIQSIVDLRSQREAGMAPWQVAADTGIDVVAAPLDPSEANPASTMGLLTAADLGNYYLGWLHSRPAVVVDALEPIVAGRTTLVHCAAGKDRTGVITAVILLAAGVSDDLIIKDYAHTTGALPEILPALAKLWMGDAPAGSGRLSIENPPVILTSPAGAMATFIEGMRREFGTVDSFLEGAGMDRRDLGQLRRTLRGQ
- a CDS encoding PP2C family protein-serine/threonine phosphatase, producing the protein MTFGPVRRLTGPDDISPLVKQLPIAVLFVAAAVMSSLVPTLTVSSRPVLIIGVCLTIAATLFALAFSRPTLSRFSVLIPAVDLLAAGMLRYATGESQSIYASLVLLPILWLATIEGRRHVLYAILGGVVAILVPFALGAGTDENPNELLRGMYSLLVFALAAGIVNELASRSRRRLSSARAQAAASAEELSRAAEIQRYLLPQEAAPLPGYETAGACVPSKAVGGDFFDWYEIDGGLGFTLGDVMGKGAGAGMIAATTRAVIRSARNNEDPAVALRLTSDCLTSELSQAASFATLFHARLRAADGRLSFCDAGHGLTLCIRADGSWERLASRELPVGLLPESTWHSFEIRLEPGDMIVSFSDGVLDLYDGTLSAIDELALLAISASSAKDIVETVQVLASGSVNPDDVTILAVRRSAHQTASPNAAHSETLQVGAA
- a CDS encoding TrmH family RNA methyltransferase, yielding MKENPEIPLVPVGVGPWEGQLPEGEHWDADLLAAGDTRNVVDRYRYWTHDAIVADLDSRRHNFHVAIENWQHDLNIGSVVRTANAFMAREVHIIGRRRWNRRGAMVTDRYQHVRHHPTVEEFVTWAAGEGLRIIGIDNFPDSVPLETYELPENCVLVFGQEGPGLTPEVHAAADATLSIAQFGSTRSINASAAAAIAMHGWVRRHVFGQGI
- a CDS encoding HAD-IIA family hydrolase, translating into MGENEHIECWLTDMDGVLVHENQAIPGAAELIDRWVATSKRFLVLTNNSIYTPRDLAARLKASGLEVPEENLWTSALATAQFLKEQLPGGRAYVIGEAGLTTALHEAGFVLTDQAPDYVVLGETRTYSFEAITKAIRLVEGGARFIATNPDVTGPSKEGPLPATGAVAALITAATSRVPYIVGKPNPMMFRSAMNQIDAHSETTAMIGDRMDTDIIAGMEAGLHTVLVLSGITQRADIDAYPFRPAQIMESVADLIDQV
- a CDS encoding DUF3151 domain-containing protein → MSDEFRRNLLGPEPTLLPEETDLGVRIDAGDEAVDLAAKYPTSSLVWAILADEAYADGRTIESYAYARTGYHRGLDALRRNGWRGTGPVPYSHEPNRGFLRSLYALGRAAASIGEIDEAERIAKFLGESDPEASKQLGN